From a region of the Danio aesculapii chromosome 4, fDanAes4.1, whole genome shotgun sequence genome:
- the frs2a gene encoding fibroblast growth factor receptor substrate 2a, which translates to MGSCCSCPDKEIIPDNHHNKFKVINVDDDGNELGSGVMELTEEELILHTRKREAVKWPYLCLRRYGYDSNLFSFESGRRCQTGQGIFAFKCARAEEIFNMLQDIMHNNSISVVEEPVLEPELPVTPHTPTTAGYSVPTVANGIGRYPSFDASSRPSSRHPSVGSTRLPSVGEESTHPLLLNDETVHTYVNTTGLQEERRCRSTGHTPLEPQTSNHESAAPASPNEQEPCVVLEPESVKFVLGPTPVQRQRQQQETGEQATNTEHTSHTPPVKTVNGSAGLVVDCDTGYDSDERKETSYEHHNGISTGARRIRPPVPLPDAYNANNSAQRRTALLNYENLPALPPVWEMRKPDEDELKSPSLNGFHSLDPQHNYVNTENVTVPLSAHKHNSQPSVFNFDLRRLGVGDPLRQLNYIEVEMDKVSDSSGPHTPKTPTTPLPATPTRRTELYAVIDIERTAAMSSLQKAQPRDDGTSRKTRHNSTDLPM; encoded by the exons ATGGGGAGCTGCTGTAGCTGTCCCGATAAAGAGATCATCCCTGACAACCATCACAACAAATTCAag gtgataAACGTGGATGATGATGGTAATGAGCTGGGCTCAGGTGTGATGGAGTTAACAGAGGAAGAGCTCATTCTGCACACGCGCAAACGAGAAGCCGTCAAGTGGCCGTATCTCTGTCTGCGCCGATACGGCTACGACTCAAACCTCTTCTCCTTCGAGAGCGGCCGGCGCTGCCAGACTGGACAAG GGATATTTGCATTCAAATGCGCTCGGGCCGAGGAGATCTTCAACATGCTGCAGGACATCATGCACAATAACAGCATCAGTGTGGTGGAGGAGCCTGTGCTGGAGCCTGAGCTTCCTGTGACGCCACACACACCCACTA CTGCAGGTTACTCTGTTCCGACGGTGGCCAATGGGATCGGCCGCTACCCATCATTCGATGCCTCATCGCGGCCGTCCAGTCGCCATCCTTCAGTGGGCAGCACTAGACTACCATCAGTAGGAGAAGAGTCGACACACCCGCTGCTGCTCAACGACGAAAcg GTACACACATACGTCAACACTACAGGACTGCAGGAGGAGCGGCGCTGTCGCAGCACAGGCCACACCCCTCTGGAGCCCCAGACATCCAATCATGAGAGCGCAGCGCCAGCGTCGCCCAATGAGCAGGAGCCTTGTGTG GTGCTGGAGCCTGAAAGTGTGAAGTTTGTTTTAGGCCCGACGCCTGTGCAGAGACAGAGACAGCAGCAGGAGACGGGCGAGCAGGCGACTAATACTGAACACACTTCACACACTCCTCCTGTAAAGACTGTAAACGGCAGCGCAGGCCTTGTGGTGGACTGTGACACCGGCTACGACAGCGACGAGCGCAAAGAGACATCATATGAGCATCATAATGGCATTTCAACAGGAGCCAGACGCATCAGACCCCCCGTCCCGCTGCCAGACGCATACAATGCTAACAACTCAGCCCAGCGGCGAACAGCGCTGCTAAACTATGAGAATCTGCCTGCATTACCGCCTGTCTGGGAGATGCGCAAACCGGATGAGGACGAACTCAAATCTCCATCGCTGAACGGATTTCATTCACTCGACCCACAGCATAATTACGTCAATACTGAGAATGTGACGGTGCCGCTTAGTGCACATAAACACAACTCTCAGCCGAGTGTTTTTAACTTTGACCTGCGGCGGCTTGGAGTTGGTGACCCGCTCCGCCAGCTGAACTACATTGAGGTGGAAATGGACAAAGTGTCGGATTCTAGTGGCCCTCATACGCCTAAAACACCCACTACACCTCTGCCGGCCACCCCTACAAGGAGAACTGAGCTGTATGCTGTTATTGATATTGAACGTACTGCTGCCATGTCCAGCCTGCAGAAAGCACAGCCACGGGATGATGGGACGTCCAGAAAAACACGACACAACAGCACTGACCTGCCCATGTGA